ACAGGGTCACAATGCGATGGGAAAATTGGCTACAATGTGGATTTTGGCCACGGGCATCTCCATTGCTCGGGTAGAAAACCCCCTCTCCCCATTCGGTGGGCCTGAAACTTTTTCTTCACTCCCCTTAGGAAAAGGCCGTTTCTCTGAATCTCCGGAACCTGTCGAATTCACAGGCGAGGAAAGGCTCAGAGGCCCGATGTTCATGCCGGATGAAAGGGTGCACGCCCCATCACTAGAGCACTTGATGCGGGTTTGGCGCACGTTTTGCTAAATGAACCGGCAACTCTCCCCGTATACGCTTAAGCTGCTTGACAGTATTTTCTGAAACATGATAAATACAATTTTAGTTTTATTAAAAATATCCACCCTTGTGTCCAGCTAATTGGGCCTTGTGTGGTTTAATATTTAGTGATGATAAAAGTATCCGGACGGGGTCTTCCGCCGGGTTGTTTCTTGTCAGGGAGCTATCGTGAAGAACACAAAGATGCACCTCTCTACCCGGACGATGAACCTCGACTTCGTCCGCAAGGTGGAGGCCCTCTCCGGCAGCTCGGTGCGCCGCTGCTTCCAGTGCGGCAAGTGCTCGGCCGGCTGTCCGATGCGCTCTTTCATGGAGCATCCGCCCAACCGCATCGTCCGCCTGCTGCAGCTCGGCCAGTACGAGCGGGTGCTCGCCGGACGCTCCATCTGGTACTGCGCCTCCTGCGAGACCTGCTCGACCCGCTGCCCCAACAAGGTCGATCTCGCCGCCATCATGGACGCCCTGCGCAAGTGCTCCTGGGATGCCAAGGGGCCGTCGAAGGAGAGCTACGTGCAGCTCGCCAATCGCCTGTTCATCGACAACATCCGCAGCTACGGCCGCCAGTACGAGATGCGCCTCGGTGCCGTCTTCAACATCAAGAGCGGCCAGTTTCTCAAGGACCTGATGCTCGGCCCCAAGCTGCTCT
Above is a window of Desulfuromonadales bacterium DNA encoding:
- a CDS encoding 4Fe-4S dicluster domain-containing protein: MKNTKMHLSTRTMNLDFVRKVEALSGSSVRRCFQCGKCSAGCPMRSFMEHPPNRIVRLLQLGQYERVLAGRSIWYCASCETCSTRCPNKVDLAAIMDALRKCSWDAKGPSKESYVQLANRLFIDNIRSYGRQYEMRLGAVFNIKSGQFLKDLMLGPKLLSKGKLKVFQQKNRNIAEVEKIFSRIEEMRRKGEAP